From a single Prionailurus bengalensis isolate Pbe53 chromosome A1, Fcat_Pben_1.1_paternal_pri, whole genome shotgun sequence genomic region:
- the LOC122479179 gene encoding olfactory receptor 2G3-like, protein MEGENVSFPRTIVLLGFSDYPWLETPLFGVVLVSYILTLIGNSSIIFLSTVEPRVQLPMYFFLGNLSVLDVCVTCAIVPQLLANLWGPEKTIPSWGCITQAYIFHWTGCTECALLAVMAFDRYVAICQLLWYTLIMRPWVCVQLATATWSSGLANSILQTTLTLQLHHCSHHTLDHFFCEVPVLIKLAYGDTTANELSLAIGAIPFALMSPLLVLISYTLIVKTVLKLPSADKRYKALITCSSHLVVVIMYFGPDICMYIQPPENSTQAKFMSFFYCVITPLLNPLIYTRRNKDVKRVWKRILQPQSEVKS, encoded by the coding sequence ATGGAAGGAGAAAATGTGAGTTTCCCTAGAACTATTGTGTTGTTGGGCTTCTCAGATTATCCATGGCTAGAAACGCCCCTCTTTGGAGTGGTCCTGGTCTCTTACATCCTCACCCTGATAGGGAACAGCTCCATCATCTTTCTTTCCACGGTGGAGCCCAGAGTCCAGCTccccatgtatttcttcctgggCAATCTCTCTGTACTGGACGTTTGTGTCACCTGTGCCATTGTGCCCCAGCTGCTGGCGAACCTCTGGGGACCAGAGAAGACAATTCCTTCTTGGGGCTGCATCACCCAGGCCTACATCTTCCACTGGACAGGATGCACTGAATGTGCTCTGCTGGCAGTAATGGCTTTTGATCGCTATGTGGCTATCTGTCAGCTCCTCTGGTACACTCTTATCATGAGGCCCTGGGTGTGTGTGCAACTGGCAACTGCTACCTGGTCCAGTGGCCTGGCAAATTCAATACTCCAAACTACGCTTACTCTCCAGCTCCACCACTGCAGTCACCACACACTTGACCACTTCTTCTGTGAAGTACCTGTTCTGATCAAGCTGGCCTATGGTGATACCACTGCTAATGAGCTGTCTCTGGCCATTGGAGCCATCCCTTTTGCACTGAtgtctcctctgcttgtgctaaTCTCCTACACATTAATTGTCAAGACTGTGTTGAAGTTACCTTCAGCTGACAAAAGGTACAAGGCACTCATCACATGCAGCTCCCACTTGGTGGTTGTCATCATGTACTTTGGACCAGACATCTGCATGTACATCCAACCCCCTGAAAATAGCACCCAGGCCAAGTTCATGTCCTTCTTCTACTGTGTTATCACCCCACTGCTCAACCCACTCATCTACACTCGGAGAAACAAGGATGTGAAGAGAGTGTGGAAAAGGATTCTACAACCTCAGAGTGAGGTAAAATCCTAA